In Flavobacterium cerinum, one genomic interval encodes:
- a CDS encoding succinate dehydrogenase/fumarate reductase iron-sulfur subunit → MKLHLKIWRQKNKDSQGTLVDYRLEDVNPHMSFLEMLDTLNEQLVLSDEEPVEFDHDCREGICGQCGVMINGLAHGPLKNTTTCQLHLREFKDGETIVIEPFRSKAFPVKKDLKVDRSAFDRIISSGGFVSVNTGQAPEANSIPINHDTAESAFDSAACIGCGACVATCKNGSAALFTSAKITHLAKLPQGKEERDHRVLQMVHQMDAEDFGHCSNTEACEVECPQSISVLNIAQMNYEYNRAKILKK, encoded by the coding sequence ATGAAGTTACACTTGAAAATTTGGAGACAAAAAAATAAAGATTCACAAGGTACTTTGGTCGATTACCGGCTGGAAGATGTGAACCCACATATGTCATTTCTGGAAATGTTGGATACACTCAACGAACAACTGGTGCTTTCGGATGAAGAACCCGTAGAATTTGATCATGATTGCCGGGAAGGAATCTGTGGACAATGTGGCGTGATGATAAACGGATTAGCACATGGTCCGTTAAAAAACACAACAACTTGTCAGTTGCATTTAAGAGAATTTAAAGATGGAGAAACAATCGTTATAGAGCCGTTTCGCTCCAAAGCTTTCCCGGTTAAAAAAGACCTGAAAGTCGATCGAAGTGCATTTGACAGAATTATTTCGTCCGGCGGATTTGTATCGGTTAATACCGGACAGGCACCGGAGGCAAACAGTATTCCTATTAACCATGATACAGCCGAATCTGCTTTTGATTCAGCGGCTTGTATCGGATGCGGAGCTTGTGTAGCAACCTGTAAAAACGGAAGTGCCGCTTTATTTACATCGGCTAAAATCACACATTTAGCAAAACTGCCGCAAGGAAAAGAAGAAAGAGATCATCGGGTGCTTCAAATGGTTCACCAGATGGATGCCGAAGATTTTGGTCATTGTTCGAATACGGAAGCCTGTGAAGTAGAATGTCCGCAAAGTATATCGGTACTCAATATTGCGCAAATGAATTATGAGTACAATCGCGCCAAAATCCTAAAAAAGTAA
- a CDS encoding aminotransferase class V-fold PLP-dependent enzyme, with protein sequence MITTATKPTTLEEYFQQFRKNIIGIDQEFESPFGKQKIIYTDWTASGRLYRPIEEKLINDFGPFVANTHTETTVSGTAMTMAYHEARHIIKHHVNSNQDDVLIVDGSGMTGVINKFQRILGLKVPENLQKYTQIPDEKKPVVFISHMEHHSNQTSWLETIATVEVIPACEQGLICLDSFRSLLEEYKDRTLKIASVTACSNVTGIRTPYYDIAKMIHEYNGVCFVDFACSAPYVKIDMHPADNPEGYLDAVFMSPHKFLGGPGTSGVLVFNKKLYKNMIPDCPGGGTVSWTNPWGEHKYLDNIEEREDGGTPGFLQVIKTALAIKLKEQMGIDNILKREHEIIEQVFARLKNIPNINILAGQHEDRLGVVSFYIDDLHFNLGVKILNDKFGIQTRGGCSCAGTYGHYLLHVDQETSHYLTDKITSGDLIEKPGWIRMSIHPTTTTDEVEYVCNSIQALAENHKEWSKDYEYNKTSNEFIHKQAQHSEKEMVKSWFRL encoded by the coding sequence ATGATAACAACAGCGACGAAACCAACAACATTAGAAGAATACTTCCAGCAGTTCAGAAAAAACATTATCGGGATTGATCAGGAATTTGAATCCCCTTTCGGAAAACAGAAAATTATTTACACCGACTGGACTGCCAGCGGACGTTTGTATCGACCGATTGAAGAAAAGCTGATTAATGATTTTGGTCCGTTTGTTGCCAATACCCATACGGAAACTACGGTTTCCGGTACTGCTATGACAATGGCTTATCATGAAGCCCGTCATATTATTAAGCACCATGTAAACAGTAATCAGGACGATGTATTGATCGTGGATGGTTCCGGAATGACAGGTGTTATCAATAAATTCCAGCGAATTTTAGGATTAAAAGTTCCTGAAAATCTACAGAAATACACACAGATACCGGATGAGAAAAAACCGGTGGTATTTATTTCGCATATGGAGCATCACTCGAATCAGACTTCCTGGTTGGAAACTATTGCAACGGTTGAAGTAATTCCGGCTTGCGAACAGGGATTAATCTGTTTGGATAGCTTCCGTTCGTTGTTAGAAGAATATAAAGACAGAACCTTGAAAATTGCTTCTGTTACAGCTTGTTCCAATGTAACCGGAATTCGAACTCCGTATTATGACATTGCTAAAATGATCCACGAATATAACGGTGTTTGTTTTGTCGATTTTGCCTGTTCTGCACCTTATGTAAAAATTGATATGCATCCGGCGGATAATCCGGAAGGCTATCTGGATGCCGTTTTTATGTCACCACATAAATTTTTAGGAGGCCCCGGAACTTCAGGTGTTTTGGTTTTTAATAAAAAATTATATAAAAATATGATTCCGGATTGTCCGGGTGGTGGTACTGTTAGCTGGACTAATCCATGGGGTGAACACAAATATCTGGACAATATCGAAGAACGTGAAGATGGCGGAACACCCGGTTTTCTTCAGGTGATTAAAACGGCTTTAGCAATCAAGCTAAAAGAACAGATGGGGATTGATAATATCCTGAAAAGAGAACATGAAATCATCGAACAGGTTTTTGCCCGTTTAAAAAACATACCGAATATTAACATTCTGGCCGGGCAGCATGAAGATCGTTTAGGTGTTGTTTCTTTTTATATTGACGATTTGCATTTTAACTTAGGCGTAAAAATATTAAACGATAAGTTTGGTATTCAAACACGAGGCGGTTGCAGTTGTGCCGGAACATACGGACATTATCTGTTACATGTAGATCAGGAAACGTCACATTATCTGACCGATAAAATTACTTCCGGTGATCTGATTGAAAAACCGGGATGGATCAGAATGTCAATTCACCCGACGACCACAACCGATGAGGTAGAATATGTATGCAATAGTATTCAGGCACTGGCCGAAAATCATAAGGAGTGGAGTAAAGATTATGAGTATAACAAAACATCAAATGAGTTTATTCATAAACAAGCACAACATTCCGAAAAGGAAATGGTAAAAAGCTGGTTCCGATTATAA
- a CDS encoding lysophospholipid acyltransferase family protein, translating to MQFILYIIAYPFLWCVSILPFPVFYLLSDCVYFIVYHVIGYRKKTVRDNLADTLPHLSVAERRRIEKKFFQHMCDMFLEMVKTMTISEAEMKKRFVFTNIELVKEMERKNKSIIMMCAHYASWEWLIIIEKYIDFGTYAVYKKIQNKYFDKLIRDIRSRFKSTLIEAKETVDVIRRNEIENKKGFYGFASDQSPQLHRTNYFDTFMGINVPVFTGAEMLAKKLDLSLVFVKVQKVKRGHYQATFVPLAENPKEIPNYEITSTYLRMVEEQIYEAPEFYLWTHKRWKHRDKQSERSPRIKKALN from the coding sequence ATGCAGTTTATACTCTATATAATAGCATACCCGTTTTTATGGTGTGTTTCTATACTTCCTTTTCCTGTTTTTTATTTACTCTCCGATTGTGTTTATTTTATCGTATATCATGTTATTGGTTACCGAAAAAAAACGGTACGAGACAATTTAGCCGATACACTACCTCATTTATCGGTAGCGGAACGTCGCCGTATTGAGAAGAAATTTTTCCAGCATATGTGCGATATGTTCCTTGAAATGGTGAAAACCATGACGATATCGGAGGCTGAAATGAAAAAACGTTTTGTTTTTACCAATATAGAGCTCGTGAAAGAAATGGAACGTAAAAACAAAAGTATCATTATGATGTGTGCGCATTATGCTAGTTGGGAGTGGTTAATTATTATAGAAAAATACATTGATTTTGGTACATATGCTGTTTATAAAAAGATTCAGAACAAATACTTTGACAAACTGATTCGCGATATTCGTTCCCGTTTTAAATCTACACTAATTGAGGCAAAAGAAACAGTTGATGTTATCCGACGTAACGAAATCGAAAATAAAAAAGGATTTTACGGATTTGCCAGTGATCAATCACCGCAGCTACACCGCACTAATTATTTTGACACTTTTATGGGCATTAATGTCCCTGTATTTACCGGAGCGGAAATGTTAGCCAAAAAACTTGATCTGTCATTAGTCTTTGTAAAAGTACAAAAGGTTAAACGAGGCCATTATCAGGCTACTTTTGTTCCTTTAGCCGAAAATCCAAAAGAAATACCTAATTATGAAATCACTTCAACCTATTTAAGAATGGTTGAAGAACAAATCTATGAAGCTCCCGAGTTTTATCTTTGGACGCACAAGCGTTGGAAACACCGCGACAAACAATCGGAACGATCACCAAGAATTAAAAAAGCCCTGAATTAA
- a CDS encoding rhomboid family intramembrane serine protease, which produces MNPVLLLVIAINVFVSLKGWKDPSFFRKYEFHIGSIRAGEQIRMVTSSFLHADIGHLVFNMITLYFFGDVVLNYLGELSFLIIYIGSLLCGSLLTLYFHKDDYYYRAIGASGAVTGILYSAILLRPDMTLGLYFIIPVPAYLFGIGYLLYSIYGMKAKNDNIGHVAHFGGAIGGYMITIAKVPDIIYTNTEMVILLTIPIIILFFLAKTGKL; this is translated from the coding sequence ATGAATCCGGTATTGTTATTGGTTATTGCGATAAACGTGTTTGTAAGTTTAAAAGGATGGAAAGATCCTTCGTTTTTTAGAAAATATGAATTTCATATCGGAAGTATCCGTGCAGGAGAACAAATCCGAATGGTGACCTCCTCTTTTTTACATGCCGATATTGGTCACCTGGTTTTTAATATGATCACACTATACTTTTTCGGAGATGTGGTGCTTAATTATCTGGGAGAGTTGTCCTTTTTAATTATCTATATCGGAAGTTTGCTTTGCGGAAGCCTCTTAACACTCTATTTTCATAAAGATGACTATTATTACAGAGCTATAGGTGCATCGGGAGCTGTTACGGGAATATTATATTCGGCTATATTGTTGCGCCCGGATATGACATTGGGATTGTATTTTATTATACCGGTTCCGGCTTATCTGTTCGGAATAGGCTATTTGTTGTATTCGATTTACGGGATGAAGGCGAAAAATGATAATATAGGACACGTGGCACATTTCGGCGGTGCAATTGGAGGGTATATGATTACCATTGCCAAAGTACCGGATATTATATATACGAATACGGAAATGGTTATATTGTTGACGATACCGATTATTATTCTGTTTTTTCTGGCCAAAACAGGCAAGTTGTAA
- a CDS encoding SIMPL domain-containing protein codes for MKKLVLFAVALFMVTVSKAQDMKTQPQIIVSGEGKIKVTPDYVIINVGVENTGEQAADVKKKNDIAIDAVIKYLKKSKLPESDYQTKQVQLNKTYDYDKKKHYFVANQTISITLKDLSKYDTMMLGLVDSGINVINGVDFRSTKVAEYESQARVKAVQNAKAKAQDYAGALNQKMGKAILVTDNSSTYYPRPYMTAMKMSADTEMSRETLAIGEIEVTANVTINYSLD; via the coding sequence ATGAAAAAATTAGTATTATTCGCAGTAGCCTTATTTATGGTAACCGTTTCAAAAGCACAGGATATGAAAACACAACCACAGATAATTGTTTCCGGAGAAGGAAAAATTAAAGTAACCCCGGATTATGTAATCATCAATGTTGGAGTTGAAAATACAGGCGAACAAGCCGCTGATGTTAAAAAGAAAAACGATATCGCAATTGATGCGGTTATCAAATACCTGAAAAAATCAAAATTGCCGGAATCGGATTATCAGACGAAACAAGTACAGTTAAACAAAACTTACGATTACGACAAGAAAAAACATTATTTTGTAGCCAACCAAACCATCTCTATTACGTTAAAAGACCTGTCTAAATACGATACAATGATGTTAGGATTAGTTGATTCCGGAATTAATGTAATCAACGGAGTAGATTTCAGATCGACTAAAGTAGCTGAATATGAATCACAGGCAAGAGTAAAAGCGGTTCAAAATGCTAAAGCCAAAGCTCAGGATTATGCAGGTGCTTTAAACCAAAAAATGGGGAAAGCGATTTTAGTAACGGATAACTCATCTACTTATTACCCAAGACCGTATATGACAGCAATGAAAATGTCGGCTGATACGGAAATGTCCAGAGAAACATTAGCAATTGGTGAGATCGAGGTAACGGCTAACGTTACGATTAACTACTCACTTGACTAA
- the guaA gene encoding glutamine-hydrolyzing GMP synthase → MQHNVLILDFGSQYTQLIARRVRELNIFCEIFPYNHIPGDLSSYKAVILSGSPFSVRSEDAPHPDLSQIRGKMPLLAVCYGAQYLAHFSGGEVAPSNIREYGRANLSFVKDDELFFDEVALNSQVWMSHSDTIKQMPTNGIRLASTKDVENAAYRIEGETTYAIQFHPEVYHSTDGKQMLENFLVKIAEVPQTFTPKAFVEEIVEEMQQKIKGDKVVLGLSGGVDSTVAAVLLNKAIGENLYCIFVNNGLLRKNEFENVLEQYKGMGLNVKGVDASARFLNELAGIEDPELKRKTIGRVFIEVFDDEAHLIEDVKWLAQGTIYPDVIESVSVKGPSATIKSHHNVGGLPDYMKLQIVEPLRMLFKDEVRRVGATLGISPDLLGRHPFPGPGLSIRILGDITPEKVQILQDVDAIFIEGLKAHGLYDKVWQAGAILLPVNSVGVMGDERTYEKVVALRAVESTDGMTADWVHLPYDFLMKISNEIINKVKGVNRVVYDISSKPPATIEWE, encoded by the coding sequence ATGCAACACAACGTACTTATTTTAGATTTCGGGTCGCAATACACACAGCTTATTGCGAGAAGAGTTCGCGAATTAAATATTTTCTGCGAAATTTTTCCTTACAATCACATTCCAGGTGATTTATCAAGTTATAAAGCGGTTATCCTTTCCGGTAGCCCATTTTCCGTAAGATCAGAAGATGCTCCTCATCCTGATTTATCACAAATCAGAGGTAAAATGCCGTTATTGGCCGTATGTTACGGTGCGCAATATCTGGCTCATTTTAGTGGTGGAGAAGTAGCACCTTCCAATATTCGGGAATATGGTCGCGCGAATTTGTCATTTGTAAAAGACGACGAACTGTTCTTTGACGAAGTGGCATTAAATAGCCAGGTTTGGATGAGCCATAGTGATACAATTAAACAAATGCCTACTAACGGTATACGTCTGGCAAGTACAAAAGATGTAGAAAATGCGGCGTATCGTATTGAAGGTGAAACAACATATGCCATTCAGTTTCACCCTGAAGTATACCATTCGACTGACGGAAAACAGATGTTGGAAAACTTCCTGGTAAAAATTGCCGAAGTACCGCAAACTTTTACACCTAAAGCTTTTGTGGAAGAAATTGTAGAAGAAATGCAACAGAAAATCAAAGGTGACAAGGTTGTTTTAGGACTTTCTGGCGGTGTCGATTCTACTGTGGCAGCCGTATTACTGAATAAAGCAATCGGTGAAAATTTATACTGTATCTTCGTGAACAACGGACTTTTACGTAAAAACGAATTCGAAAATGTATTAGAACAATACAAAGGAATGGGATTAAATGTAAAAGGAGTGGACGCATCGGCACGTTTTTTGAATGAATTAGCAGGAATTGAAGATCCGGAGTTAAAAAGAAAAACGATCGGACGCGTGTTCATTGAAGTATTTGATGATGAAGCTCATCTGATTGAAGATGTAAAATGGTTGGCACAAGGAACAATTTACCCGGATGTAATCGAATCCGTATCGGTAAAAGGACCGTCTGCTACTATTAAGTCACACCATAACGTAGGTGGATTACCGGATTATATGAAACTGCAAATCGTAGAACCGCTACGAATGTTGTTTAAAGATGAAGTAAGACGCGTAGGAGCTACTTTAGGAATCAGTCCAGATTTATTAGGAAGACATCCGTTCCCGGGACCTGGTTTATCAATCCGTATCTTAGGTGATATCACACCTGAAAAAGTACAGATTCTACAAGATGTGGATGCCATCTTTATCGAAGGATTAAAAGCACACGGATTGTATGATAAAGTATGGCAAGCGGGAGCAATCCTTCTTCCGGTAAACAGTGTAGGTGTTATGGGAGATGAGCGTACCTATGAAAAAGTGGTCGCATTACGTGCGGTAGAATCAACCGATGGAATGACAGCTGACTGGGTGCATTTACCATATGACTTCCTGATGAAAATATCGAACGAAATTATCAATAAAGTGAAAGGGGTGAACCGGGTTGTTTATGATATCAGCTCCAAACCGCCGGCCACAATTGAGTGGGAATAA
- a CDS encoding LysM peptidoglycan-binding domain-containing protein, protein MKHFVTVVISGLFLSNVAFAQTKNYIEHKVEKGETVVQIAKKYSVTPYDIYRMNPDSQNGLKENTKILVPTSSGKIVSTKTEDKKAPVKEALKEKVKEAVAYKTISHTVEAKEGVYGIAKKYGTTIEAIYKSNPTVEKEGLKIGQVLTINVPKTEKEPVKNSVQEVKQSLAATTGKTLYHIVEPKETKFGIAKKYGLSVQELEDLNPAIKENLEIGYNLRLSKNVPAVQKTVEKEIEKVAENNKYISYEVKPKETMYRLTKSSGLSQEQLIVLNPELKEGVKAGMVLKLPNTSRFDDVKGNKTSVDILKTIKKEGEKELVLFMPFNLDRIASDSIRSTQERLRSDKFLNMTLDFYAGALMAIDSARALGLPVKVRIFDSKETKNNSAVAAIIDKNNFSNTDAVIGPFFQSNVENTANLLSQYNTPVISPLSNEKGKPYSNLFQSMPNSDDVKRKMFDYMQSKNGNIIAIVDPKKGSSRQYLKENYPSVKLAELNEKGSVTLENIKSLMEADKVNFVILETESKTLVLNSLNILVSALSQFQVQLVTLEKNETLDFEEIPLSRLTKLKLLYPSVTKDNETPEALVFATTFKKKNNIFPNRFATRGFDVTFDVIVRMFQENGFKESITETASEQVENKFDYVGLGGGYYNTGVYIMNYNDDLTVKEAK, encoded by the coding sequence ATGAAACATTTTGTAACTGTTGTAATTTCAGGGTTATTCCTGTCGAATGTCGCGTTTGCGCAAACCAAAAATTACATCGAACATAAGGTAGAAAAAGGAGAAACGGTAGTTCAGATTGCCAAAAAATACAGTGTAACTCCTTATGATATTTATCGGATGAACCCCGATTCGCAAAACGGATTAAAGGAAAATACGAAAATATTGGTGCCGACAAGTTCCGGTAAAATAGTTTCAACAAAGACGGAGGATAAAAAAGCACCGGTGAAAGAAGCTTTAAAAGAAAAAGTGAAAGAAGCGGTGGCTTACAAAACGATTTCGCATACGGTTGAAGCTAAAGAAGGTGTATACGGTATCGCAAAAAAATACGGTACCACCATTGAAGCGATTTATAAAAGTAATCCGACTGTAGAAAAAGAAGGATTAAAAATCGGACAAGTTTTAACTATTAATGTGCCGAAAACCGAAAAAGAGCCGGTAAAAAATAGTGTTCAGGAGGTAAAACAATCACTTGCAGCAACTACCGGTAAAACACTGTATCATATAGTAGAACCTAAGGAAACGAAGTTTGGTATTGCTAAAAAATATGGTTTGTCGGTTCAGGAATTGGAAGATCTAAACCCGGCAATCAAAGAAAATCTGGAAATCGGATATAATCTTCGGTTAAGTAAAAATGTTCCGGCGGTACAAAAGACTGTAGAAAAGGAAATTGAAAAAGTAGCCGAGAATAATAAATACATATCCTACGAGGTTAAGCCGAAAGAAACGATGTATCGTTTAACAAAATCTTCCGGTTTGTCACAAGAACAGTTAATCGTATTGAATCCGGAGTTAAAAGAAGGTGTTAAAGCCGGTATGGTATTGAAATTACCGAATACCTCACGTTTTGATGATGTAAAAGGAAACAAGACTTCCGTTGATATTCTGAAAACAATCAAAAAAGAAGGTGAAAAAGAACTGGTGTTATTCATGCCTTTTAATCTGGATCGTATAGCATCTGATTCCATTCGTTCAACACAAGAAAGACTACGTTCGGATAAATTCCTGAATATGACACTGGATTTTTATGCCGGTGCTTTAATGGCAATCGATTCGGCTCGTGCATTGGGATTACCGGTTAAAGTCAGAATTTTTGATTCTAAGGAAACTAAAAATAATTCAGCTGTAGCAGCTATTATTGATAAAAATAATTTTTCGAATACGGATGCTGTAATCGGGCCGTTTTTTCAGTCGAATGTAGAAAATACAGCCAATCTGTTAAGTCAGTATAATACACCGGTTATTTCGCCTTTGTCAAACGAAAAAGGAAAACCGTATTCAAACTTGTTTCAGTCGATGCCGAATTCAGACGATGTGAAACGAAAAATGTTCGACTACATGCAGTCTAAAAACGGAAATATTATTGCTATTGTAGATCCTAAAAAAGGATCATCAAGACAATATTTAAAAGAGAATTACCCGTCTGTAAAACTGGCTGAACTGAATGAAAAAGGATCGGTTACATTGGAAAACATCAAAAGTCTGATGGAAGCAGATAAAGTTAATTTTGTGATTCTGGAGACTGAAAGTAAAACGTTGGTGTTAAATTCACTGAATATTCTGGTTAGTGCATTATCGCAATTCCAGGTACAATTGGTAACATTGGAAAAAAATGAAACACTTGATTTTGAAGAAATACCGTTAAGTCGTTTAACCAAACTGAAATTGTTGTATCCGTCTGTTACAAAAGATAACGAAACACCGGAAGCCTTGGTTTTTGCTACTACTTTTAAAAAGAAAAACAATATTTTCCCGAACCGTTTTGCAACCCGCGGATTTGATGTAACATTTGATGTAATCGTTCGTATGTTCCAGGAAAACGGATTCAAAGAATCAATTACAGAAACAGCATCTGAACAGGTGGAAAATAAATTTGATTATGTCGGTTTAGGTGGCGGATATTACAACACAGGTGTGTATATCATGAATTACAACGATGATTTAACCGTAAAAGAAGCAAAATAA
- a CDS encoding DUF805 domain-containing protein: MRKKEQDYNMFDWWKKVMIDNYANFSGRARRAEYWYFKLFNAFIVFGLWMSFLTLVIGYENRTAGVFILGFIFLYTLATILPSLAVMARRLHDVNKSGWTYLIAFVPFGIFVLLYYSVLDGDRRRNDYGEDPKMPLGRNDIYKIGIE; the protein is encoded by the coding sequence ATGAGAAAAAAAGAACAGGATTATAATATGTTTGACTGGTGGAAAAAAGTAATGATTGATAATTATGCTAATTTTTCCGGTCGGGCCAGACGCGCAGAATACTGGTATTTTAAATTATTTAATGCCTTTATCGTATTTGGTTTATGGATGTCTTTTTTAACTTTAGTTATAGGATATGAGAATAGGACGGCAGGCGTATTTATATTAGGATTCATATTTTTGTATACTTTGGCCACAATTCTTCCTTCATTAGCCGTTATGGCCAGAAGACTTCACGATGTTAATAAAAGCGGATGGACCTATTTGATTGCTTTTGTTCCGTTTGGAATATTTGTGTTATTATACTATAGCGTATTGGATGGAGATAGAAGAAGAAATGACTATGGTGAAGATCCGAAAATGCCGTTGGGGCGTAATGATATTTATAAAATCGGAATAGAATAA
- a CDS encoding DUF3820 family protein — protein MFPEKQKELLIKLAHTKMPFGKYEGRFLIDLPEHYIVWYHNKGFPNGQLGEQLKLVYELKLNGLEELVRNIKRNFPKP, from the coding sequence ATGTTTCCTGAAAAACAAAAAGAACTGCTGATTAAATTAGCACATACAAAAATGCCCTTTGGAAAATACGAAGGGCGTTTTCTTATCGATTTACCGGAACATTATATAGTGTGGTATCACAATAAAGGTTTTCCGAACGGTCAGCTTGGAGAACAATTAAAACTGGTTTACGAATTAAAACTAAACGGACTCGAAGAATTAGTTCGTAACATAAAAAGAAATTTCCCGAAACCCTGA
- a CDS encoding CTP synthase — translation MNQTKYIFVTGGVTSSLGKGIIAASLAKLLQARGYRTTIQKFDPYINVDPGTLNPYEHGECYVTDDGAETDLDLGHYERFLNVPTSQANNVTTGRVYLSVIEKERRGEFLGKTVQVVPHITNEIKERMQLLGKSGEYDIVITEIGGTVGDIESLPYIESVRQLLWELGDDNGIVIHLTLVPYLAAAGELKTKPTQHSVKTLMESGIKADILVCRTEHEISSDLRQKLALFCNVKKEAVIQSIDASTIYDVPNLMLEEGLDRVALKKLDLPEKNTPDLSQWNEFLHKLKNPKHTVNIGLVGKYVELQDSYKSILEAFIHAGAANETKVNVISIHSEYLDEKTVADKLKGLDGILVAPGFGGRGIEGKIETVRYARENNIPFFGICLGMQMAVIEYSRNVLGYADANSTEMNDSTSYPVISIMEEQKNITDKGGTMRLGAWKCTLKEDTLAHSIYGKTNILERHRHRYEFNGEYLYVLEKAGLKASGVNPDTGLVEIIELENHPFFIGVQYHPEYKSTVANPHPLFVHFVQAAVKNKVCC, via the coding sequence ATGAATCAGACGAAATATATTTTTGTTACAGGAGGTGTGACTTCTTCTTTAGGAAAAGGAATCATCGCAGCTTCTTTAGCTAAATTATTACAGGCAAGAGGTTACCGAACGACAATCCAGAAATTTGATCCGTACATTAATGTGGATCCGGGAACATTAAACCCGTATGAACATGGAGAATGTTATGTAACGGATGACGGTGCCGAAACCGATCTGGATTTAGGACATTACGAGCGTTTTCTGAATGTACCGACATCTCAGGCGAATAACGTGACAACCGGAAGAGTATATCTTTCGGTAATTGAAAAAGAACGTCGCGGTGAATTTTTAGGTAAAACCGTACAGGTCGTTCCCCATATCACAAATGAGATTAAGGAACGGATGCAATTGCTTGGGAAATCAGGCGAGTATGATATCGTGATCACAGAAATCGGAGGAACGGTTGGTGATATCGAATCGTTACCGTATATCGAGTCAGTTCGTCAATTGCTTTGGGAATTAGGAGATGATAACGGAATCGTAATTCACTTAACGTTGGTGCCGTATCTGGCTGCTGCGGGTGAATTAAAAACAAAACCGACACAACACTCCGTAAAAACGCTGATGGAAAGCGGAATTAAGGCGGATATTCTGGTATGTAGAACAGAACATGAAATTTCATCTGATTTACGCCAAAAACTGGCTTTGTTTTGTAATGTTAAAAAAGAAGCCGTTATTCAATCGATCGATGCTTCGACGATTTATGATGTGCCAAATTTAATGTTAGAAGAAGGTTTAGACCGTGTGGCATTAAAAAAATTGGATTTGCCGGAAAAAAACACACCGGATTTGTCACAATGGAATGAGTTCTTACACAAATTGAAAAACCCGAAACATACCGTAAATATAGGTTTGGTAGGGAAATATGTAGAATTACAGGATTCGTATAAATCGATTTTAGAAGCATTCATCCATGCCGGAGCTGCTAACGAAACGAAAGTAAACGTAATCAGTATTCATTCCGAATATCTGGATGAAAAAACGGTAGCTGATAAACTAAAAGGACTGGATGGAATTTTAGTAGCACCGGGATTCGGAGGTCGCGGAATTGAAGGAAAAATAGAAACGGTTCGCTATGCCAGAGAAAACAATATTCCGTTTTTCGGAATCTGTTTAGGAATGCAGATGGCCGTAATCGAATACTCCAGAAACGTATTGGGTTATGCCGATGCTAATTCAACAGAAATGAATGATAGCACGTCATATCCGGTAATCAGTATTATGGAAGAGCAAAAAAATATTACCGATAAAGGAGGAACAATGCGTTTAGGAGCATGGAAATGTACCTTAAAAGAAGATACACTGGCGCATTCTATTTACGGTAAAACGAATATCCTGGAACGTCACCGTCATCGTTATGAATTTAACGGCGAATATCTGTACGTACTGGAAAAAGCGGGATTAAAAGCATCGGGTGTTAATCCGGATACAGGACTGGTAGAAATAATCGAATTAGAAAACCATCCGTTCTTTATCGGAGTACAATACCACCCGGAGTACAAAAGTACCGTAGCTAATCCGCATCCGTTGTTCGTACATTTTGTACAGGCAGCTGTTAAGAATAAAGTTTGTTGCTAA